One window from the genome of Cryptomeria japonica chromosome 6, Sugi_1.0, whole genome shotgun sequence encodes:
- the LOC131052588 gene encoding receptor-like protein kinase 7, which translates to MICVKNVHVDILGFPRRLSLHFTENKFHCIHGLPLICFCKFFFGMALPFRIVFLVIALLGSCYAEDEQIRILLNMKSRVQDPTNALDNWDISSTSPCQWNGITCNNASLVTAINLENTGLIGQISSSICGLSALKAIQLGENSLYGSIADVFWKNCSQLEILNLTTNSLMGSLPDFSVLRSLQVLDLSRNNFSGKFPISVTELSNLHALDLNDNPLDANIIPEEIYSLKDLNILCLSNISLFGTISPSIGNLTELGKLELSYNNLNGTIPKEITRLSKLYQLELYNNFLAGEIPLGFGNLTLLQNFDASLNFLNGSLSELSSLKNLVSLHLYKNQFSGSIPDEFGEFEHLRELSLYLNSLTGPVPQKLGSLSDFSAMDISENLLTGPLPPDVCKRAKLAFLLALQNSFTGGIPESYGNCSTLVRFRISNNSLSGTVPPAIWGLPHAYIIDLSDNNFEGEISRDIENAKNLSVFTIQNNKFSGSIPSEIGQVLLLGKMDASKNQFSGELPNEIGSLTKLSNLLLQQNMLSGAIPDTLGLCTDLSEINLAGNKLNGSIPGSFGSILVLNSLNLSNNQLSGQIPNTLAALQLSLLDFSNNQLTGPVPTPLISLASNHSFSGNKGLCVNGAASVFLSTCAAAPSSSSSAGTHARILIASFISAAAVITFVIGWILYKKMYRAPEYLSWDLKSFHRVTFTEDDILHCLKEENIIGSGGSGRVYKGELCSGEKIAVKQLWNGNTAKLSHLREEALRNRQFEMEVETLGCIRHRNIVKLYCCLSSKHSNLIVYEYMKNGSLWNRLHEENRGSTLDWQTRYKISLGTAYGLAYLHHDCVPAIVHRDVKSSNILLDEDMEPCLADFGVAKCLQASGKGNSTAVIAGTHGYIAPEYAYTYRVSEKSDVYSFGVVLMELVTGKRPMEDEFGENKGIVHWISHKIKSRESAFGVLDKRVSEFCEEGMMKMLKLSVLCTSSLPALRPCMREVVQMLLEADPCCESSQTLIKKSFSCKI; encoded by the exons ATGATATGTGTGAAAAACGTGCACGTTGACATCCTCGGGTTTCCTCGCCGACTAAGCCTGCATTTCACAGAAAACAAGTTCCATTGTATTCATGGACTGCCACTCATCTGCTTTTGCAAATTCTTCTTTGGCATGGCTCTGCCTTTCAGGATTGTCTTCTTGGTAATTGCATTGTTGGGTTCTTGTTATGCAGAAGACGAGCAGATTAGAATACTATTGAACATGAAGAGCAGGGTCCAAGATCCAACAAATGCTTTGGACAACTGGGACATTTCTTCTACTTCTCCTTGCCAGTGGAATGGAATCACCTGCAACAATGCAAGTTTAGTTACAGCTATCAATCTGGAGAATACAGGGCTAATAGGTCAGATTTCTTCTTCTATCTGTGGGCTCAGTGCCTTGAAAGCTATTCAACTGGGTGAGAATTCTCTGTATGGAAGTATTGCAGATGTGTTTTGGAAGAACTGCAGTCAATTGGAAATATTGAATCTCACAACCAATTCATTGATGGGGTCTCTGCCAGATTTCTCTGTACTGAGGTCGCTGCAGGTTCTGGACTTGTCAAGGAACAATTTTTCTGGTAAATTTCCTATTTCTGTCACAGAGTTGTCTAATTTGCATGCTTTAGATTTGAATGACAATCCTCTAGATGCCAATATCATACCAGAAGAGATATACAGTTTGAAAGATCTGAATATTCTATGTTTGTCCAACATCAGCTTGTTTGGAACCATTTCACCATCCATTGGTAATCTTACAGAGCTGGGAAAGCTAGAACTTTCTTACAACAATCTAAATGGAACTATACCAAAAGAAATTACAAGGCTTTCCAAGCTTTATCAGTTAGAACTGTACAATAATTTTCTTGCAGGAGAGATTCCTTTAGGGTTTGGGAACCTCACTTTGCTGCAGAATTTTGACGCCTCCTTAAATTTTCTCAATGGTAGTCTGTCTGAGCTTTCAAGCTTGAAAAACTTGGTCTCTCTTCATCTCTATAAAAACCAATTTTCTGGGTCAATACCCGATGAGTTTGGGGAGTTCGAGCATCTCAGGGAGTTGTCTCTGTACCTTAACAGTCTTACTGGGCCGGTTCCCCAGAAGCTGGGGAGCTTGTCAGATTTCAGTGCCATGGATATATCAGAGAATCTTCTCACTGGTCCTCTGCCTCCAGATGTGTGTAAAAGAGCAAAATTGGCATTCCTCCTCGCTCTCCAAAACTCTTTCACAGGAGGAATTCCTGAATCATATGGGAATTGTTCCACTCTGGTCCGCTTTCGAATCAGCAATAACAGTCTCAGTGGTACAGTCCCCCCGGCTATCTGGGGTTTGCCTCACGCTTACATAATTGATCTAAGTGATAATAACTTTGAGGGTGAAATAAGCAGAGATATAGAAAATGCAAAGAATCTTTCTGTTTTCACCATCCAAAACAATAAGTTTTCAGGAAGCATACCTTCAGAAATTGGACAGGTATtgctcttgggtaaaatggatgcAAGCAAAAATCAGTTCTCTGGAGAGCTACCTAATGAAATTGGAAGTTTGACAAAGCTCAGTAACCTGCTTTTGCAGCAAAACATGCTTTCTGGTGCGATACCAGATACATTAGGGCTCTGCACGGATCTCTCTGAAATCAACCTTGCAGGAAATAAATTGAATGGGTCCATTCCTGGATCGTTTGGATCCATACTAGTTCTCAACTCTCTGAATCTTTCCAATAATCAACTCAGTGGCCAGATTCCAAATACCCTTGCTGCCTTGCAGCTAAGCTTACTGGATTTTTCCAACAATCAGTTGACAGGGCCAGTGCCAACACCGCTGATTAGTCTTGCAAGCAACCATAGCTTTTCTGGAAATAAGGGGCTTTGTGTGAATGGAGCCGCTTCAGTATTTTTAAGCACATGTGCTGctgctccttcttcttcttctagtgctGGAACCCATGCCAGAATCCTAATTGCAAGCTTCATCTCTGCAGCTGCAGTGATCACTTTTGTAATAGGTTGGATCTTATACAAAAAAATGTACAGAGCACCAGAATATCTATCTTGGGATCTCAAGTCCTTTCACCGGGTTACATTCACCGAGGATGACATTCTTCATTGCCTAAAGGAAGAGAACATAATAGGCAGTGGCGGGTCTGGAAGGGTCTATAAAGGAGAATTATGCAGTGGGGAAAAAATTGCAGTGAAGCAGCTATGGAATGGCAACACTGCGAAACTCAGTCATTTAAGAGAGGAAGCATTGAGAAACCGCCAATTTGAGATGGAGGTGGAAACATTGGGATGTATCAGGCACAGAAATATAGTGAAGCTGTATTGCTGCTTGTCTAGCAAACACTCAAATCTCATTGTATATGAGTACATGAAAAATGGTAGTTTGTGGAACAGATTGCATGAGGAGAATAGGGGTTCAACTTTAGATTGGCAGACACGCTATAAAATATCTCTGGGAACAGCTTATGGGCTGGCCTACCTGCATCATGACTGTGTTCCTGCTATTGTTCACAGAGACGTGAAATCCAGTAACATATTGTTGGATGAAGACATGGAGCCATGTTTAGCTGATTTTGGTGTTGCTAAATGCCTTCAAGCCAGTGGAAAGGGGAATTCTACAGCTGTCATAGCAGGCACCCATGGCTACATTGCTCCAG AATACGCATACACATATAGAGTGAGCGAGAAGAGCGATGTGTACAGCTTTGGGGTTGTGCTGATGGAGCTTGTGACTGGCAAACGGCCCATGGAGGATGAATTTGGAGAGAACAAGGGAATTGTTCATTGGATCTCTCACAAAATTAAATCCAGAGAGAGTGCATTTGGGGTATTGGATAAGAGGGTTTCTGAATTTTGCGAGGAGGGGATGATGAAAATGCTTAAACTATCAGTGCTGTGCACCAGCAGTCTTCCTGCATTGAGACCTTGTATGAGAGAGGTGGTACAGATGTTGTTAGAAGCAGATCCCTGCTGTGAATCCTCTCAAACCCTTATTAAAAAGTCATTCTCTTGTAAGATATGA